One region of Peribacillus simplex genomic DNA includes:
- the iadA gene encoding beta-aspartyl-peptidase, protein MLTLIKNGEIYSPNYLGRKDILITNDKIAFIDDRIEIPDNFAPIQIIDAANLFVVPGFIDSHVHIIGGGGEGGFKTRTPELMLTDITTSGITTLVGLLGTDGTTRRMESLLAKARALEEEGISCFIHTGSYQVPVKTLTGKIEDDIILIDKIIGVGEIAISDHRSSEPTFEELTKVASAARNGGILSGKAGILEVHVGDGDGKLSLLHEILDKTNIPIRQLHPTHINRNGELFRAGIDYAKRGGYVDFTTSTIPLFLEEGEVKCSIGLRLMLEEGVPVGHITFSSDGQASLPFFNSHGEYAGLQVGKVSSLYHEVRDSVLKEGIPLETALKVITTNPAQVLKLSSKGSIQTGKDADIVLLQKDTLTIDTVIARGQVMVEKMAPLIKGTFE, encoded by the coding sequence TTGCTTACTTTAATTAAAAATGGCGAGATATACTCACCCAATTACTTAGGACGGAAGGACATATTGATTACAAATGATAAAATCGCATTTATAGATGACAGAATCGAGATTCCTGACAACTTTGCCCCTATTCAAATCATTGATGCGGCTAATCTTTTCGTTGTTCCGGGTTTTATAGATTCACATGTTCATATTATTGGTGGAGGCGGCGAGGGAGGATTCAAAACCCGCACCCCCGAGCTGATGCTCACTGATATTACAACTTCAGGTATTACAACGCTGGTCGGCTTACTTGGTACGGACGGAACTACACGTAGAATGGAAAGCCTTCTTGCCAAGGCGCGGGCGCTTGAAGAAGAGGGTATTTCCTGCTTCATTCATACTGGCTCCTATCAAGTGCCAGTAAAAACATTGACGGGAAAAATCGAGGACGATATTATTTTAATCGATAAAATTATCGGTGTTGGAGAGATTGCAATCTCCGACCATAGATCATCAGAACCCACATTTGAGGAATTGACTAAAGTCGCCTCAGCGGCACGCAATGGCGGTATCCTGTCAGGAAAAGCTGGGATATTAGAAGTTCATGTAGGGGACGGAGATGGAAAGCTTTCCTTGCTGCATGAAATTTTAGATAAAACCAACATTCCAATTAGGCAGCTCCATCCGACACATATCAATCGAAATGGGGAATTATTCAGGGCTGGAATTGATTACGCGAAGAGAGGCGGATACGTAGACTTTACCACAAGTACCATTCCTTTGTTTTTGGAAGAAGGCGAAGTGAAGTGCAGCATAGGCTTGCGCCTGATGCTTGAAGAAGGGGTTCCAGTCGGGCACATAACCTTCTCTTCAGACGGACAAGCAAGCCTTCCCTTCTTTAACAGCCATGGGGAGTATGCAGGCCTACAAGTTGGAAAAGTATCCTCGCTATATCACGAAGTCCGTGATTCTGTTTTAAAGGAAGGCATCCCGTTGGAAACGGCACTGAAGGTCATCACCACCAATCCCGCACAAGTACTAAAGCTTTCGAGCAAGGGCAGCATCCAAACCGGGAAGGATGCTGATATTGTATTGTTGCAAAAGGATACATTGACAATTGATACTGTAATTGCAAGAGGACAAGTGATGGTAGAAAAGATGGCTCCGCTTATAAAAGGAACGTTTGAATGA
- a CDS encoding YfcC family protein gives MSQIEEKVVSLGTSGKKERKINVFVLLLCILAIATLFTYILPAGEYARIEADGRTTVDANSFKWIESAPVGLFDMIKAIHTGMVEAGNIIFFLLIIGGFFGVLRATGTVDVLIGTMARKLAKREKLLIPVVMLFFAVGGSLMGMAEETLAYLPLIIPLALALGFDTITGTAIVIVGVMSGFTTAVMNPFTVGLAQGISELPMFSGMGFRLILFVIVYLVSVLYIYRYAMKVKKNPYIGIYGKYTKEEAKNLLQSGAKLTARHKFILVAFLINYIVLAFGVIKFQWYMTEIAALFIVLTIVIGIIGKLSADHIVNSFTNGSAALLGGALIIGVSRAILVVLNEGHIVDPMLHQVAESIQHIPAFLSVAGMYSFQTLIHFILASGTGHAMLTMPIMVPLADLLDITRQTAVLSFSFADGIGNMIFPTATTLMAGLAIAGISWTKWAKWILPLVLIQYLIGLVAVIIAHFIGYGPF, from the coding sequence ATGAGCCAAATTGAAGAGAAGGTTGTTTCGCTTGGAACATCAGGGAAAAAAGAGAGAAAAATCAATGTTTTTGTACTGCTGCTCTGCATTCTCGCAATAGCAACGCTATTCACTTACATTTTGCCGGCCGGGGAATATGCACGAATTGAAGCGGATGGACGGACAACTGTAGACGCCAATTCTTTTAAATGGATAGAATCTGCACCAGTCGGATTGTTCGATATGATAAAAGCTATTCACACAGGAATGGTAGAAGCCGGAAATATTATCTTTTTCTTATTGATTATCGGAGGGTTTTTCGGTGTTTTAAGAGCAACAGGTACGGTTGATGTACTTATCGGGACAATGGCTCGGAAGTTGGCGAAGCGTGAAAAGCTATTGATTCCTGTCGTGATGCTGTTTTTCGCAGTAGGCGGCTCCTTAATGGGGATGGCAGAAGAAACACTGGCATATCTTCCTCTTATCATTCCCCTGGCGTTGGCTCTGGGATTCGATACAATTACAGGAACCGCCATTGTCATAGTAGGGGTAATGTCAGGGTTTACGACAGCCGTCATGAATCCATTCACAGTAGGACTTGCCCAAGGAATCTCAGAATTGCCGATGTTCTCAGGAATGGGGTTCCGCCTTATTTTATTTGTTATTGTCTATCTGGTTTCCGTTCTTTATATCTATCGTTACGCAATGAAGGTAAAGAAAAATCCTTATATAGGAATCTACGGAAAATATACAAAAGAAGAAGCGAAAAACCTGCTGCAATCAGGTGCGAAATTAACAGCGAGACACAAGTTCATCTTAGTAGCTTTTTTAATTAACTATATCGTCTTGGCGTTTGGAGTCATCAAGTTCCAATGGTACATGACAGAAATCGCTGCCTTATTCATTGTATTGACAATCGTAATTGGAATCATCGGAAAACTGTCTGCAGATCACATTGTCAACTCCTTTACTAATGGATCTGCAGCCTTGCTCGGCGGCGCTTTGATAATCGGCGTATCACGCGCCATTCTTGTTGTATTGAATGAGGGCCATATCGTCGACCCTATGCTGCATCAAGTAGCTGAATCTATCCAGCATATCCCCGCCTTTTTAAGCGTTGCTGGCATGTACAGCTTCCAAACTCTTATCCATTTTATTCTAGCGTCCGGCACCGGTCATGCGATGCTGACAATGCCAATTATGGTGCCGCTCGCAGACTTATTGGATATTACACGCCAAACTGCAGTGTTGTCTTTCTCTTTCGCGGACGGAATCGGAAATATGATTTTCCCGACCGCTACCACCTTAATGGCGGGCTTAGCAATCGCAGGCATTTCTTGGACAAAGTGGGCGAAGTGGATTTTGCCGCTGGTGCTCATTCAATATCTCATCGGATTAGTAGCTGTTATCATAGCCCACTTCATCGGGTATGGTCCATTCTGA
- a CDS encoding sigma-54 interaction domain-containing protein, which translates to MSKSSLTLIAGSAKTKQALQEQLEQLLGDYVHIKSHSADEGLPESLEDTIILYSSDAAYDKTNDIYSINAEKIIVGKRTVHHEYIDKLLRIPEGLTVLVVNDVDEATISLIESLYQLGVDHVQFIPFRKGSLFYEDVHIAVTPGETNLCPSYIKEVIDIGVRLFDMTTILEVVERCGLNKDISSRISERYIRNIIELQRRLLYAERDAKRMSEHIQNVLGTVDDGILVVNEEGQITVFNNRLAALFHVDPQDVVKKYMKEVMHSRDITDFIMNGRDASKFFDIDGMDVVIFRLQMEKENTIVATFKSVHQAVEIEKTAQREMRNKGFYTKYSFHDIIGEHEVMKERKQIAKKLALSGHPILIQGDTGTGKELFAHAIHEHSMRKNGPFLAVNCSALTETLLESELFGYEEGTFTGAQRGGRKGLFELADNGTIFLDEIGDISLTVQSHLLRVLQEGEIRRIGGRRIIPINVRLITATNKDLQGKMRDGSFRTDLFYRLNVLNLRIPPLNERRADIPLLIKHLITKSGKWVKVEQDVLEYFMQYEWPGNIRELKSTIDYMLTVCEGNVLMKRDLPFMHGQAGESVISKYSACESMLEMQERTFILEVIKQCNDKGKAASRELISSQSIDSDIVLSTQQIRRRLDILAGEGFVIKGRGRAGTKITAAGIEYLYFLKSNR; encoded by the coding sequence ATGTCAAAATCCTCACTTACGCTTATAGCGGGAAGTGCAAAAACAAAGCAAGCCTTGCAGGAACAGCTGGAACAATTGCTTGGAGACTATGTTCATATTAAAAGCCATTCTGCCGATGAGGGATTACCGGAGTCTCTGGAAGATACAATAATCTTGTATTCATCAGATGCTGCTTATGATAAAACAAACGACATTTATAGCATAAATGCCGAGAAAATAATTGTGGGAAAGAGAACGGTTCATCATGAATACATTGATAAACTATTAAGAATACCTGAAGGCTTAACAGTTCTGGTGGTGAATGATGTTGATGAGGCAACAATAAGTCTTATTGAATCCTTATATCAGCTTGGTGTCGATCATGTTCAATTCATCCCTTTTCGGAAGGGGAGTTTGTTTTATGAGGATGTTCATATTGCAGTTACACCAGGAGAAACAAATCTTTGTCCCTCATACATAAAAGAAGTAATCGATATAGGTGTGCGACTTTTTGACATGACAACAATTTTAGAAGTTGTAGAACGCTGCGGTTTGAACAAGGATATATCCTCGAGGATTTCAGAAAGGTACATTAGGAATATCATTGAATTACAACGTAGGCTGTTATATGCAGAGCGGGATGCCAAGCGGATGAGCGAGCACATCCAAAATGTGCTGGGAACTGTCGATGATGGAATATTGGTCGTTAACGAGGAAGGGCAGATTACAGTATTCAATAATAGGCTTGCGGCATTGTTTCATGTTGATCCACAAGATGTAGTTAAAAAGTATATGAAGGAAGTAATGCATAGCCGGGATATTACCGATTTCATCATGAACGGTAGGGATGCAAGCAAGTTCTTCGATATAGATGGCATGGATGTCGTCATTTTTCGATTACAAATGGAGAAAGAAAATACAATTGTCGCAACCTTCAAGAGTGTACATCAAGCCGTTGAAATTGAAAAGACGGCACAAAGGGAAATGCGAAATAAGGGGTTTTATACGAAATACAGCTTTCATGATATTATCGGCGAGCATGAAGTAATGAAAGAACGTAAGCAGATCGCCAAGAAGCTTGCCTTGTCGGGGCATCCGATTTTGATTCAGGGTGATACAGGAACAGGAAAGGAACTGTTTGCGCATGCTATTCATGAGCATTCAATGCGAAAAAACGGGCCGTTTCTCGCTGTGAACTGCAGCGCATTAACAGAAACTTTGCTTGAAAGTGAATTGTTCGGCTATGAAGAAGGGACATTTACAGGAGCGCAAAGGGGAGGCAGGAAAGGTTTGTTTGAATTGGCGGATAACGGGACTATCTTCTTGGATGAAATTGGCGACATAAGTCTCACAGTTCAATCACATCTGCTGCGAGTTCTGCAGGAGGGGGAAATTCGAAGGATTGGCGGCAGAAGAATCATACCCATTAATGTTCGGTTGATTACAGCAACGAATAAGGATCTTCAAGGAAAGATGCGGGACGGTTCGTTCAGAACAGACTTATTTTACCGGCTGAATGTACTTAATCTCCGCATTCCGCCACTCAATGAGAGAAGAGCGGATATCCCACTTTTGATTAAGCATCTCATCACAAAGAGTGGGAAGTGGGTAAAGGTAGAGCAAGACGTACTGGAATATTTCATGCAATATGAGTGGCCCGGCAATATAAGAGAGCTGAAAAGTACTATTGATTACATGCTGACGGTCTGTGAGGGAAATGTATTGATGAAAAGGGACCTTCCGTTCATGCACGGACAAGCGGGAGAAAGTGTGATTTCGAAATACTCCGCGTGTGAAAGTATGCTGGAAATGCAAGAGCGCACTTTTATTTTGGAAGTAATCAAGCAATGTAACGATAAAGGAAAAGCGGCGAGCAGAGAGCTTATATCAAGTCAAAGCATAGATTCGGACATTGTCTTGTCAACGCAGCAGATCCGCCGCCGCTTGGATATTTTAGCGGGCGAAGGATTTGTGATCAAAGGCAGAGGACGGGCCGGCACAAAGATAACTGCTGCTGGAATAGAGTATTTATATTTTCTAAAGTCAAATCGCTGA
- a CDS encoding quaternary amine ABC transporter ATP-binding protein yields the protein MKPYVEVRNVSKIFGKSPKAATDLLMQGKTKKEILKETGQTVGVNNVNFEIYPGEIFVIMGLSGSGKSTLIRMFNRLIDPTLGEILIGGEDIVKMNAARLREVRQKKISMVFQNFALFPHKTILENAEFGLEIQKVDPTKRHEKAMKALEAVGLKGYENQLPSQLSGGMQQRVGLARALASDTDILLMDEAFSALDPLIRKDMQDELIEIQDQYKKTIIFITHDLDEALRIGDRIALMKDGSVIQLGTPEQIMMNPANEFVEKFVEDVDLSKVLTASHVMIRPEKIAVDRGPRVALEIMRKQGYSSIFVVDRKQKLLGAVTAEQARQAMSNNQSISEVMSTDIPTVKEDELLGNLMDVMATSSLPISVIDEQKRIKGILLRGAVIGALAGNKDSLNEMESE from the coding sequence ATGAAGCCGTATGTAGAAGTCAGAAATGTCTCGAAAATTTTTGGCAAATCTCCAAAAGCAGCAACAGATTTATTGATGCAAGGCAAAACAAAAAAAGAAATCTTGAAAGAAACGGGACAAACGGTCGGAGTTAATAATGTGAATTTCGAGATTTATCCTGGCGAAATTTTTGTCATCATGGGTCTATCCGGAAGTGGGAAATCCACTTTAATCCGCATGTTCAATCGTTTGATCGATCCTACATTGGGAGAAATCTTAATTGGGGGAGAAGATATCGTGAAGATGAACGCGGCGCGCCTAAGGGAAGTCAGGCAAAAGAAAATAAGCATGGTTTTTCAGAACTTTGCTTTATTTCCGCATAAAACGATATTGGAAAACGCTGAATTTGGGCTCGAAATTCAAAAAGTGGATCCAACAAAACGCCATGAAAAAGCGATGAAGGCTCTAGAGGCCGTTGGATTGAAAGGCTACGAAAATCAGCTGCCGTCACAGCTTAGCGGTGGTATGCAGCAAAGGGTTGGATTAGCTCGGGCACTTGCTAGTGATACGGACATATTATTGATGGATGAAGCCTTCAGTGCTCTTGATCCATTAATACGTAAGGATATGCAGGATGAGTTGATTGAAATTCAAGATCAGTATAAAAAAACGATCATTTTCATTACCCATGATCTTGATGAAGCATTAAGAATAGGGGATAGAATTGCTCTTATGAAAGATGGAAGTGTGATTCAATTGGGAACTCCTGAACAAATCATGATGAATCCAGCTAATGAATTTGTCGAGAAGTTTGTTGAAGATGTTGATCTATCAAAAGTACTGACAGCTTCTCATGTAATGATACGCCCAGAGAAGATCGCAGTTGACAGAGGTCCGAGGGTTGCATTGGAAATCATGCGTAAACAAGGGTATTCCAGCATTTTTGTTGTGGATAGAAAGCAGAAATTATTGGGGGCAGTGACTGCAGAACAGGCTCGTCAGGCAATGAGCAATAACCAATCGATTTCTGAAGTGATGTCAACCGATATCCCAACTGTAAAAGAGGATGAATTACTTGGTAACCTCATGGATGTGATGGCAACTTCAAGCTTGCCAATCTCAGTGATTGATGAACAGAAAAGAATTAAAGGAATTCTGCTTCGCGGTGCCGTGATTGGTGCTTTAGCAGGAAATAAAGATTCCTTGAATGAAATGGAGAGTGAATAA
- a CDS encoding glycine betaine ABC transporter substrate-binding protein, protein MNMTKIPLGAWVDSLVDWITIVFAGLFTLITNVIEGLLNILVDVMSAGPSIVLIIVLTLLVTYTSRWPLGIFTFISLLLIDNLGYWESSIQTLAIVILSGFLTILIGIPIGIWCAQNKTVRKIVTPILDFMQTMPAFVYLIPSILFFGIGVVPGIIASFIFAIAPTIRMTNLGIQEVPNDLIEASDAFGSTSSQKLFKVQIPLATPTIMAGVNQSIMLALSMVVTASLVGAPGLGADVYRAVSQINVGQGFEAGLSIVIIAIILDRITQNLRKPAYEHIVSRKIIFTILALLVVGTALFGTFTKEKAVNGDKNSFAAKTNYEIIGIEPGAGLMKLTKTAIGDYKLDDWKLVEGSSAAMVAELKKAIDKKEPIIVTGWSPHWMFSKYDLKYLKDPKKSFGGAENINSIARKGLEQDAPGAYKIIDQFFWKTEDMEDVMVKVTEGMSPSEAAEKWISENPDKVSKWTKGAKSGNGEKIKLVYVAWDTEIASTNVIGKVLEQNGYDVTLSQVEVGPMFAGVANGSADAMVAAWLPGTHLEYYNKYKDDMVDLGPNLKGTKNGLVVPDYVDIDSIEDLK, encoded by the coding sequence ATGAATATGACAAAAATACCACTAGGAGCTTGGGTCGATTCTTTAGTGGATTGGATAACTATTGTATTTGCTGGATTATTTACACTTATTACGAATGTGATTGAGGGTCTACTGAATATCCTGGTCGATGTAATGAGTGCTGGACCTTCCATCGTGTTAATTATAGTCCTAACCCTTCTGGTTACTTATACAAGCAGATGGCCATTGGGAATATTTACTTTCATTAGCTTACTTTTGATTGATAATCTTGGTTATTGGGAATCAAGCATCCAAACACTTGCTATCGTTATATTGTCAGGATTCCTAACCATACTGATCGGGATACCGATCGGAATATGGTGTGCCCAAAATAAAACGGTGCGTAAGATCGTAACCCCAATTTTGGATTTCATGCAAACGATGCCTGCGTTCGTTTATTTGATTCCTTCAATATTATTCTTTGGAATAGGGGTAGTGCCGGGGATCATCGCGTCATTCATTTTCGCAATCGCACCGACAATCCGTATGACCAATCTTGGGATTCAGGAAGTGCCTAATGATTTAATTGAAGCATCGGATGCTTTTGGTTCAACAAGCAGCCAAAAGTTATTCAAGGTACAAATACCATTGGCTACTCCAACGATTATGGCAGGAGTTAACCAAAGCATCATGCTTGCATTATCCATGGTTGTTACAGCTTCATTGGTTGGAGCACCCGGGCTTGGTGCAGATGTCTATCGGGCTGTCAGCCAAATTAATGTAGGACAAGGATTTGAAGCAGGATTATCCATCGTAATCATTGCAATCATTCTAGATCGTATCACGCAAAACCTTCGTAAGCCAGCTTACGAGCATATCGTTAGCAGGAAAATCATTTTTACAATATTAGCTTTACTTGTTGTAGGGACTGCACTGTTCGGTACTTTTACAAAAGAAAAAGCTGTGAACGGGGATAAAAACAGTTTTGCTGCCAAAACCAATTATGAAATCATCGGAATTGAACCTGGAGCAGGATTGATGAAGTTGACTAAAACGGCTATAGGTGATTATAAGTTGGATGATTGGAAGTTGGTTGAAGGATCTTCGGCGGCAATGGTTGCTGAATTGAAAAAAGCAATTGATAAAAAAGAACCGATCATCGTTACTGGATGGTCACCGCATTGGATGTTCTCGAAATATGACTTGAAATATCTCAAAGATCCGAAAAAATCCTTTGGCGGGGCTGAAAATATTAATTCGATTGCCAGAAAAGGCCTCGAACAGGATGCGCCCGGCGCTTATAAAATTATTGATCAATTCTTCTGGAAAACTGAAGATATGGAAGATGTAATGGTCAAAGTCACTGAAGGGATGTCTCCTTCAGAAGCGGCAGAAAAATGGATAAGCGAAAATCCGGACAAAGTGTCAAAGTGGACTAAAGGTGCTAAATCAGGAAATGGTGAAAAAATCAAACTGGTTTATGTTGCATGGGACACTGAAATTGCCAGTACAAATGTAATTGGCAAGGTTCTGGAACAGAATGGTTATGACGTAACATTAAGTCAAGTTGAAGTGGGACCAATGTTTGCCGGCGTTGCAAACGGAAGTGCGGACGCAATGGTGGCTGCATGGCTTCCTGGTACACATCTTGAATACTATAATAAGTATAAAGATGATATGGTTGACCTTGGACCAAACTTAAAAGGAACAAAGAATGGACTGGTTGTACCGGATTACGTCGATATTGATTCAATTGAAGATTTAAAATAA
- a CDS encoding IS110 family transposase has protein sequence MEAMIERCAGLDVHQETVVACVLFGPLDKKPKTSIETFSTTTTGLLALSDWLATLQVSDVVMESTGVYWKPIWNILEGSFHLVLANARHVKNVPGRKTDVKDAEWLAKLLRCGLIESNFVPPEDIRDLRDLTRYRKKLIHHRTSEQNRIHKILQDANIKLTSVLSDIFGVSGRRILEAILNGEKIETDGLRKMVDWRTKASITDIASAINGRIRRHHRDMLRYHWEHMSYLEKAIEELEKQIDQLLSPYRKEVELLDGIPGVNKAAAATFIAEMGVDMSVFKSAKHLASWAGVSPGNYESAGKKKRVKPHKVTKH, from the coding sequence ATGGAAGCAATGATTGAACGGTGTGCTGGCCTAGATGTACACCAAGAAACAGTAGTAGCCTGTGTACTATTTGGTCCATTAGATAAAAAGCCAAAAACCTCTATTGAAACGTTTTCAACTACAACAACGGGACTCTTGGCTTTAAGTGATTGGCTAGCTACACTTCAGGTATCCGATGTTGTGATGGAAAGTACCGGAGTCTATTGGAAACCAATATGGAATATACTTGAAGGTTCTTTTCACCTTGTTCTTGCCAATGCCAGACATGTCAAAAATGTTCCAGGGCGTAAAACTGATGTGAAAGATGCCGAATGGCTTGCCAAGCTTCTAAGATGTGGACTTATTGAAAGCAATTTTGTACCACCAGAGGATATTCGTGATTTACGAGATCTTACTCGTTATCGAAAAAAATTGATTCATCATCGCACTTCAGAGCAGAATCGCATTCACAAAATTCTTCAAGATGCTAATATCAAGCTAACATCCGTACTATCAGACATTTTTGGTGTATCGGGACGCCGTATCCTTGAAGCGATTCTAAACGGTGAAAAAATAGAGACCGATGGTCTTCGAAAAATGGTGGATTGGCGAACAAAAGCAAGTATTACTGACATTGCCAGTGCAATTAATGGTCGTATTCGCCGTCATCATCGTGATATGTTGCGTTACCATTGGGAGCATATGAGTTATTTAGAAAAAGCCATAGAAGAATTGGAAAAACAAATCGATCAACTCCTGTCCCCCTATCGTAAGGAAGTAGAATTATTGGATGGAATACCTGGTGTGAACAAAGCTGCCGCAGCTACTTTTATTGCAGAGATGGGCGTTGATATGTCCGTATTTAAGTCAGCTAAACATCTTGCCTCTTGGGCTGGTGTGAGTCCCGGAAATTACGAAAGTGCTGGTAAAAAAAAACGAGTAAAACCACACAAGGTAACAAAGCATTAA
- a CDS encoding nucleoside hydrolase — MKPIIFDVDTGIDDAMAMAYALNSPELEVLGFTTCFGNVPVVESTRNTLAVLEKLNRRIPVFEGAGQTLVRGKKKKYPKHVHGEDGLGNTLQFEPTIKASKGNASDFIIEQVKSRPQEITVIAVGPLTNIAMAIKKAPKIMSLVKEVVIMGGAVNVQGNVTPYAEANIVSDPEAADHVFSSGLPITLVGLDVTLQTYLLKSKLDEWRATGKESARFLAEMTDYYMKAYETSHPGLGGCALHDPLAVGVAIDSSFVSAEMMNVKVVTEGEETGRTIGQQVSGPGIRVCTKVQADRFVKHFLERVI, encoded by the coding sequence TTGAAACCAATCATATTTGATGTTGATACTGGGATTGATGATGCCATGGCGATGGCATATGCATTAAATTCACCAGAATTGGAAGTGCTGGGGTTTACCACTTGCTTTGGTAACGTACCCGTTGTTGAATCGACCCGTAATACACTGGCCGTTTTGGAAAAATTAAATAGGCGCATTCCGGTTTTTGAAGGAGCCGGTCAAACATTGGTACGCGGAAAGAAGAAGAAATATCCCAAGCATGTCCATGGGGAAGACGGATTAGGAAATACCCTTCAGTTTGAACCAACTATTAAAGCATCAAAAGGGAATGCATCAGATTTCATTATCGAACAAGTGAAAAGCCGACCGCAAGAAATTACGGTTATTGCAGTAGGACCACTGACTAACATCGCAATGGCGATTAAAAAAGCCCCGAAAATCATGTCCTTAGTAAAAGAGGTGGTTATTATGGGCGGTGCTGTAAACGTACAAGGAAATGTAACGCCTTATGCTGAAGCGAACATAGTATCCGATCCTGAAGCGGCTGATCATGTATTTTCATCCGGACTGCCAATCACCCTAGTGGGACTTGATGTGACACTGCAAACATATCTTTTGAAATCGAAGCTTGATGAATGGCGGGCAACTGGTAAGGAGAGCGCCCGATTTTTAGCGGAAATGACCGATTATTATATGAAAGCTTATGAAACCTCCCATCCAGGTTTGGGCGGTTGCGCCCTTCATGATCCACTTGCAGTCGGGGTTGCGATTGATTCAAGTTTTGTAAGTGCAGAAATGATGAACGTCAAGGTTGTGACCGAAGGCGAAGAAACAGGCAGGACAATAGGCCAACAGGTTAGCGGTCCTGGAATCCGCGTCTGTACGAAAGTGCAAGCGGATCGGTTTGTGAAACACTTTTTGGAACGGGTTATATGA
- a CDS encoding WXG100 family type VII secretion target: MSQIRVTPSELKDVARQYDNESQQVTDIIGRLDKMRDHLAGIWEGSSSEAFIGQYEELKPSFMDMARLLNEVSQQLNKSAQILEDTDNQIASQIRG; this comes from the coding sequence ATGTCACAAATTCGCGTAACACCTTCGGAACTGAAAGATGTAGCTAGGCAATATGATAATGAGAGCCAACAGGTAACGGATATCATTGGTCGTTTAGATAAAATGAGAGATCATTTAGCAGGTATTTGGGAAGGTTCTTCGAGTGAGGCTTTCATCGGGCAATATGAAGAATTGAAGCCTTCATTCATGGATATGGCACGCTTGTTGAATGAAGTTTCTCAACAATTGAATAAATCAGCTCAAATCCTTGAAGATACAGATAATCAGATTGCCAGTCAAATTCGCGGATAA
- a CDS encoding EsaB/YukD family protein — MYIQLTIDLNRYTGEVFDLQVSNYRSIKKVVEIVWQVKDIATAPKDGYWVRVKNKEFVCSGYDTLLDSGITSGDRLEIL, encoded by the coding sequence ATATATATTCAACTTACGATCGATTTAAACAGGTATACAGGGGAAGTATTTGACTTGCAAGTCTCGAATTACCGCTCCATCAAGAAGGTTGTGGAAATTGTATGGCAGGTAAAGGATATTGCCACTGCACCTAAAGATGGATATTGGGTGCGGGTCAAGAATAAAGAGTTTGTATGTTCAGGTTATGATACCCTGCTTGATAGCGGAATTACGTCGGGGGACCGCCTTGAGATCCTCTAA